The candidate division TA06 bacterium region GAGGCGGCCGAATATCAAGCCCGCAGTAAGGAGATGAACGAACTTAGCAGAAAGATTGAGGATCAAAAGAGGGTGCTGGAGGATCTGGAGTTGCAGGCCGAGAAAAAGTCGGGTCTATTCACCTAAAAATACTTTGGCAGGCATCTCAACTTTTAAACTATAACCCTAGGAGTCATTCCATGAAGGCGCTGGTGATAATCCCCACCTACAATGAAAAAGGCAACATAGCCGAGATCATATCCCAGATCCAGTCGGTAGACCCGGTGTTCGAGGTGCTGGTGATAGACGACAATTCCCCGGACGGCACCGGAAAGTTTTTGGATGAACTGTTCCAGAAGGGCCAGAAGGTCCAGGTCATCCACCGGCCGGGAAAGATGGGGCTGGGCACTGCCTATGTCACCGGCTTCAAATGGGCGCTTTCCAAAGACTACGATCTGATTTGCGAAATGGACGCCGACTTCTCGCATCCTCCCAAAACGCTGGCGGTATTCCTGGAGAAAATCAAGGATTACGACCTGGTGATAGGCTCGCGCTACCTGGACGGGGTCAATGTAGTCAACTGGCCTTTGAAGAGGCTGCTACTGTCATATTTTGCCAACATCTACGCCCGGGTGGTGACCGGGGTGCCGGTGCGGGACCTGACCAGCGGCTTTAAGTGCTACCGGCGGAAAGTGCTGGAGGCCATCAACCTGGACCGGATCAAATCCAACGGCTACGCCTTTCAGATAGAAATGCATTTCAACGCCTATTACCGGGGCTTTAAGGTGACCGAGGTCCCCATCATTTTTGAAGAACGCAAGGTGGGGCAGTCCAAGATGTCAAAAAAGATCGTCTACGAGGCGGTC contains the following coding sequences:
- a CDS encoding polyprenol monophosphomannose synthase is translated as MKALVIIPTYNEKGNIAEIISQIQSVDPVFEVLVIDDNSPDGTGKFLDELFQKGQKVQVIHRPGKMGLGTAYVTGFKWALSKDYDLICEMDADFSHPPKTLAVFLEKIKDYDLVIGSRYLDGVNVVNWPLKRLLLSYFANIYARVVTGVPVRDLTSGFKCYRRKVLEAINLDRIKSNGYAFQIEMHFNAYYRGFKVTEVPIIFEERKVGQSKMSKKIVYEAVWMVWRLQWLRLTGQL